A DNA window from Schistocerca gregaria isolate iqSchGreg1 chromosome 2, iqSchGreg1.2, whole genome shotgun sequence contains the following coding sequences:
- the LOC126336472 gene encoding uncharacterized protein LOC126336472, whose protein sequence is MEHLNQLIQDNPVLYSTSHPDYMRNKLKDEIWKKVAGELHYSNLLEDSMSATSPSPRRIWSDIWYHFTKMEKKGKCCYCQQIISISSGSNSNLKRHLKSKHPTIPAERCGSRSRSRSPSMDAEIQEIISCESTSTSNEGETAKENWRKLRDCHGDVLRRQKKRVASIDLNPPKAVPKSDEIFSSIYG, encoded by the exons ATGGAACACCTCAATCAGTTAATTCAGGACAACCCAGTGCTGTACAGCACCAGTCATCCAGACTACATGCGGAATAAATTGAAGGACGAAATATGGAAGAAGGTCGCAGGGGAATTACATTACAGCAACT TACTGGAGGACAGTATGTCAGCTACATCGCCTTCGCCTAGAAGAATTTGGAGCGACATATGGTACCATTttaccaaaatggaaaaaaagggaAAATGCTGTTACTGCCAGCAGATAATTTCCATTTCCTCTGGCTCCAATTCAAACCTGAAGAGACATCTAAAATCGAAGCATCCAACAATACCTGCAGAACGGTGTGGGTCAAGAAGCCGATCAAGATCGCCATCAATGGATGCAGAAATTCAAGAAATCATTTCTTGCGAATCTACTTCCACCTCAAATGAAG GGGAAACAGCGAAAGAAAATTGGAGAAAACTTAGGGATTGTCATGGAGATGTCCTCCGTAGACAGAAAAAAAGAGTGGCAAGCATCGACCTCAATCCGCCCAAGGCTGTACCAAAATCAGATGAAATTTTTAGTTCCATATATGGCTAA
- the LOC126335973 gene encoding SCAN domain-containing protein 3-like: MTVAFLYFSWLLAVVDTSDVLDFAEIALNLSQLVQKYTVNFLLSFYFAMSVVKKRLKTTSKAIHIMAAVSAFFCKNVLSWQKLIGVCTDGAPSMLGCRSGFVQMAREKKPSVTTIHCVIHCQASATKTLPKEFIDVLKLCIKIVNHIKKNEVMQFLENNKQTEEYVEFRKPSVHAALAYLSDIFESLNTLNLQLWKRKILACNYSCFPRLFGILEEARFHNDFKDNDTKSKISNHLQHLIDEFERYFHNSCDDKIYYRLATDPFHVDVDVLPDRLQEKVLEIKNDSAAKYDFEKMDKPLFWVKYLTVYPNTAELYLPFSSTYLCERAFSTAVAIKNNLRSKLSIANDLRCTVSTIQPRIQNIVKNMQAHPSH, from the exons ATGACAGtagctttcctttatttcagttggtTGCTTGCAGTTGTTGACACATCTGATGTATTGGATTTTGCTGAAATCGCGTTGAATCTTTCACAGTTGGTGCAAAAGTATACTGTTAACTTCTTGCTTTCTTTTTACTTCGCCATGAGTGTCGTGAAAAAAC GGTTAAAGACAACTTCAAAAGCAATTCATATAATGGCAGCCGTCTCTGCATTCTTTTGTAAAAATGTGTTATCATGGCAGAAACTGATAGGCGTATGCACAGACGGCGCCCCATCAATGCTTGGATGTCGCTCAGGATTCGTGCAGATGGCCAGAGAAAAAAAACCTAGTGTTACTACCATCCACTGTGTAATACACTGTCAAGCATCGGCAACTAAGACACTTCCAAAGGAATTCATTGATGTCTTGAAATTGTGCATCAAAATCGTGAATCATATTAAAAAGA ACGAAGTgatgcagtttttggaaaataacaaacaaactgaaGAGTATGTGGAATTTAGAAAGCCCAGTGTTCATGCTGCATTGGcttatctgtcagatattttcgaATCTTTAAACACACTGAATTTGCAACTATGGAAACGTAAAATTTTAGCCTGCAATTATTCCTGCTTTCCCAGATTGTTTGGAATCCTGGAAGAAGCCCGATTTCACAACGATTTTAAGGATAATGATACTAAGAGTAAAATATCGAACCATTTGCAGCACCTCATTGATGAATTCGAACGATACTTCCATAACAGTTGTGATGACAAAATTTATTATAGGTTAGCGACGGATCCATTTCACGTTGACGTGGATGTGTTGCCAGACAGACTACAAGAGAAAGtcttagaaataaaaaatgattcTGCCGCGAAGTATGACTTTGAGAAGATGGATAAGCCATTATTTTGGGTGAAATATCTCACGGTGTATCCCAACACAGCAGAACTGTATTTACCATTTTCAAGCACTTATTTGTGTGAAAGAGCATTTTCAACGGCAGTGGCGATAAAAAATAACCTTAGAAGCAAACTCAGTATTGCCAATGATTTACGTTGCACAGTTTCTACTATTCAGCCAAGAAttcaaaatattgtaaaaaatatgCAAGCTCATCCTTCacattga